A window of the Parvularcula bermudensis HTCC2503 genome harbors these coding sequences:
- a CDS encoding flavin monoamine oxidase family protein — translation MGTPTRRDLLTMIGATAGSAAMYQAMTALGHAAPSTFSGPVSLEGDPGGASVLVLGAGVAGMTAALELRDAGYNVKILEYREKAGGRCWTLRGGDRYEELGGAVQNVGFAEGNYINPGPWRLPHDHHAVLHYCKRFGVQLEPFIEKNHNAYLHNTEAFGGKPQRYREVASDYRGHISELLAKSLKAGNLNDQVTAEDREVLLESLRNVGALNENYEYRSSLKTSRFRGYDRDPGAGVDGAPLPSTPLDPSQILNSNLWRRFAITEEMEFQTPMFQPVGGMDMIAQAFAREVGDLITYNARVTSLLQEDGQVRVVYEDTAAGNAQRTETADYCVCTIPFSILGQIEHNLSADLSKAIDNMYYLGSAKWGLEFKRRFWEQDEDIYGGISYTNLPIELISYPSTGFFSDGPAVVLGGYSWSPEETYEFNAMSPKERVRWAVEFGSQIHPQYKDEYKSGVSVVWHKVPWVLGCFGIWRDKDTDYQKAIKLDNRVICAGEHLSYRGAWLEGGILSGLNAIQTLHERVIQA, via the coding sequence ATGGGAACACCGACACGCCGAGATTTGTTGACCATGATCGGGGCGACCGCAGGGAGCGCTGCGATGTATCAGGCCATGACGGCGCTGGGGCATGCGGCACCGTCGACATTTTCGGGCCCCGTTTCGCTTGAGGGCGATCCGGGGGGGGCCAGTGTCTTGGTTCTCGGCGCCGGGGTGGCGGGCATGACCGCCGCGCTCGAGCTTCGTGATGCGGGATACAACGTCAAGATTCTCGAATACCGAGAAAAGGCCGGGGGCCGGTGTTGGACCCTGCGCGGGGGCGATCGCTACGAAGAGCTTGGGGGAGCTGTACAGAATGTCGGGTTCGCCGAAGGAAACTATATCAACCCCGGCCCCTGGCGCTTGCCGCATGACCACCATGCCGTCCTGCATTATTGCAAGCGTTTTGGGGTTCAACTCGAACCCTTTATCGAGAAGAACCACAACGCCTACCTGCACAATACGGAGGCCTTTGGCGGCAAACCCCAGCGCTATCGTGAGGTGGCGTCGGACTATCGCGGCCATATTTCGGAGCTCTTGGCCAAGTCCCTCAAAGCCGGGAATTTGAACGACCAGGTCACCGCAGAGGATCGGGAGGTCCTGCTTGAATCGTTGCGCAATGTCGGGGCGCTGAACGAGAATTACGAATATCGGTCGAGCCTAAAGACCAGTCGGTTCCGTGGATATGACCGTGACCCCGGGGCGGGGGTGGATGGCGCGCCGCTGCCCTCAACCCCCCTCGATCCGTCTCAGATCCTCAATTCCAATTTGTGGCGGCGATTCGCCATCACCGAGGAAATGGAGTTCCAGACCCCCATGTTCCAGCCGGTCGGCGGGATGGATATGATCGCCCAGGCCTTCGCGCGAGAGGTTGGCGACCTTATCACCTACAATGCCAGGGTCACATCGCTCCTGCAGGAGGACGGCCAGGTGCGCGTGGTCTATGAGGATACCGCCGCCGGCAATGCCCAGCGGACGGAAACGGCGGATTACTGTGTCTGTACGATCCCCTTCTCGATCCTCGGCCAGATCGAGCACAATCTGTCCGCTGATCTCTCCAAGGCCATCGACAATATGTACTATCTGGGCTCGGCGAAATGGGGGCTCGAATTCAAGCGCCGCTTCTGGGAGCAGGATGAGGATATTTACGGCGGGATCTCCTATACCAATTTGCCAATCGAACTGATCAGCTATCCCTCGACAGGCTTTTTCTCCGACGGCCCGGCGGTCGTGCTCGGCGGCTATAGCTGGAGCCCCGAAGAAACCTATGAGTTCAACGCCATGTCACCGAAGGAGCGCGTGCGCTGGGCGGTTGAGTTCGGTTCTCAGATTCATCCTCAGTACAAGGATGAGTACAAGTCCGGTGTGTCGGTGGTCTGGCACAAGGTGCCATGGGTTCTTGGATGCTTCGGCATTTGGCGGGATAAGGACACCGATTATCAAAAGGCGATCAAACTCGACAATCGTGTGATTTGTGCCGGCGAGCATCTCTCCTATCGAGGAGCGTGGTTGGAGGGGGGCATCCTGTCCGGTCTCAACGCCATCCAAACGCTCCATGAAAGGGTCATTCAAGCGTGA
- a CDS encoding RidA family protein, with product MSDAEFDRMMRDNLVVRHKIPNSDFPILLAVEVRPTASLVYLSGTVPQVINEEAPRGSPEAYGDTTDQTVSTLQSIETKLEGLGLTMSDVIKMQVFLVKPEGAATMDFGGFMEGYTQFFGTEEQPNLPTRSVLEVAGLANPSWLVEIEVVAVR from the coding sequence ATGTCCGATGCAGAATTCGACCGGATGATGCGCGACAATCTCGTGGTGCGGCACAAGATCCCGAATTCCGATTTCCCGATCCTCTTGGCGGTCGAGGTGCGGCCCACGGCCTCCTTGGTCTATCTCAGCGGGACGGTGCCGCAGGTGATCAATGAAGAGGCGCCGCGGGGGTCCCCCGAGGCCTATGGCGACACGACCGACCAGACGGTGTCGACCTTGCAATCGATCGAGACGAAACTCGAAGGGCTTGGCCTCACCATGTCCGACGTCATCAAGATGCAGGTCTTTTTGGTGAAGCCCGAGGGCGCGGCAACGATGGATTTCGGCGGCTTCATGGAGGGCTATACCCAGTTCTTCGGGACCGAGGAGCAGCCCAATCTGCCCACGCGTTCGGTTCTCGAAGTGGCGGGCCTCGCCAATCCGTCCTGGTTGGTGGAAATCGAAGTGGTGGCGGTGCGCTAA
- the hisB gene encoding imidazoleglycerol-phosphate dehydratase HisB has translation MPLDFPTSGRVAEHSRKTKETDIRVRMDLDGTGRSDVSTGIGFLDHMLEGFAKHSLIDLEVEAKGDLHIDMHHTTEDVGIVMGLAAAKALGDAGGIHRFGHAYVPMDETLTRAALDVSKRPYLIWKVAFSRDKIGEMDTELFKEWFHAFATNAGLCLHVENLYGTNNHHIAESCFKALAKAFDMAIRLDERRAGASPSTKGSLGS, from the coding sequence ATGCCCCTCGACTTCCCCACTTCGGGCCGTGTCGCGGAACACAGCCGAAAGACCAAAGAGACCGATATCCGGGTCAGGATGGATCTTGACGGCACCGGCCGATCGGATGTGTCGACGGGGATCGGCTTTCTCGACCATATGCTCGAAGGATTTGCGAAGCACTCCTTGATCGATCTGGAAGTCGAGGCGAAGGGCGATCTGCATATCGACATGCACCACACCACTGAGGATGTGGGGATCGTCATGGGGCTGGCCGCGGCGAAAGCGCTGGGCGATGCAGGGGGCATTCACCGCTTCGGCCACGCATATGTCCCGATGGACGAAACCTTGACCCGGGCGGCCCTCGATGTGTCAAAACGGCCATATCTGATTTGGAAGGTCGCGTTCAGCCGAGATAAAATCGGCGAAATGGACACCGAGCTGTTCAAGGAGTGGTTCCACGCCTTTGCGACCAATGCCGGGCTCTGCCTGCATGTCGAAAATCTCTACGGGACGAACAACCACCATATCGCCGAGAGTTGTTTCAAGGCCCTGGCGAAGGCGTTCGACATGGCGATCCGGCTCGACGAGCGGCGGGCGGGGGCAAGTCCGTCAACCAAGGGAAGCCTTGGGTCCTAG
- a CDS encoding YiiX/YebB-like N1pC/P60 family cysteine hydrolase — protein MPFVKLVFLFTGLVFSGAGTGAVSAPDRALFAAVEAGDVLFLEADGLWGDLARSFSDPGSPYGHVIVVVSVAARRIEVIDAGGPLPAQGAGVGRRSLDRALKGGRAVTVYRPDLTPQERQRFLAALLAKEGLPFDRAFSLETEGALYCTELVWRALSEALGADAVPDKTDFAGEIAITLSDLAEAPVLQKGVRYALSP, from the coding sequence TTGCCCTTCGTTAAGCTGGTCTTTCTGTTCACCGGCCTGGTCTTTTCAGGGGCCGGGACGGGGGCCGTCTCTGCCCCAGACCGGGCGCTCTTCGCGGCGGTCGAGGCGGGGGATGTCCTTTTTCTAGAGGCTGACGGGCTGTGGGGGGATCTTGCCCGCAGCTTTTCCGATCCCGGCAGTCCTTATGGCCATGTCATCGTCGTGGTGTCTGTCGCGGCTCGGCGGATCGAGGTGATCGATGCGGGCGGCCCCCTGCCGGCGCAGGGCGCGGGGGTCGGGCGGCGGTCCCTCGATCGCGCGCTCAAAGGGGGACGGGCGGTGACGGTTTATCGCCCCGACCTTACCCCTCAGGAGAGGCAAAGATTTTTGGCGGCCCTTCTGGCGAAGGAAGGGCTCCCGTTTGACCGCGCGTTTTCCCTGGAAACCGAGGGGGCGCTTTATTGTACGGAATTGGTGTGGCGCGCTCTTTCAGAGGCCCTCGGCGCCGATGCGGTCCCCGATAAGACCGATTTCGCCGGAGAGATCGCGATCACGCTGTCCGACCTCGCCGAGGCGCCGGTCCTGCAGAAAGGCGTCCGCTACGCCCTCTCCCCTTGA
- the hslV gene encoding ATP-dependent protease subunit HslV encodes MTTILAVQRGREVAVGGDGQVTLGERVVSKGDAKKVRRLADGAVLSGFAGGTADAFTLLERLEGKLEQYRGQLLRSAVELAKDWRTDRYLRRLEAMLIVADASQMLMVSGLGDVIEPEKTGDVGILAIGSGGSYAQAAATALAQNTDLSAREIVEKSLIIASGLDVFTNDRLIVETLTSA; translated from the coding sequence ATGACCACAATTCTCGCCGTACAACGGGGTCGGGAGGTTGCCGTGGGCGGCGATGGCCAAGTGACCCTTGGGGAGAGAGTGGTCTCAAAGGGAGATGCGAAAAAGGTGCGGCGATTGGCCGACGGGGCTGTCCTCTCCGGGTTCGCCGGGGGGACGGCGGACGCTTTCACCTTGCTTGAGCGCCTTGAGGGCAAGCTCGAACAATATCGGGGTCAATTGCTGCGCTCAGCGGTCGAATTGGCAAAAGATTGGCGCACTGACCGATACCTTCGGCGGCTCGAGGCGATGTTGATCGTCGCTGACGCTTCCCAAATGCTCATGGTCTCAGGGCTTGGGGATGTGATCGAGCCTGAAAAGACCGGAGATGTCGGCATCCTCGCGATCGGATCGGGGGGCAGTTATGCCCAAGCTGCGGCCACTGCCCTTGCACAGAATACGGATCTCTCCGCTCGGGAGATCGTCGAGAAATCGTTGATCATCGCCAGTGGTCTGGATGTCTTCACCAATGATCGGTTAATCGTCGAAACCCTGACATCGGCGTAA
- the hslU gene encoding ATP-dependent protease ATPase subunit HslU has translation MSSYTPREIVSELDRFIVGQTEAKRAVAVALRNRWRRQQLPDHLRDEVTPKNILMIGPTGVGKTEISRRLAKLVGAPFLKVEATKFTEVGYVGRDVDQIIRDLTEVSMQLIRERRREQVKSRAHDAAEERVLSALVGENASEATRASFRKKLHAGELDDAEIEIDLQDSGKGAPMFDIPGMPGAQMGMINLSDIMGKALGGQTKTRKMKVKDVYEPLIAEESDKLLDDDQVAQEALAAVENDGIVFLDEIDKVAKSSDRGGADVSREGVQRDLLPLIEGSVVSTKYGPVKTDHILFIASGAFHVAKPSDLLPELQGRLPIRVELSALTVDDFVSILTDTEASLPKQYTALLETEGLTVTFTDDGIVRLAEKAAEVNANVENIGARRLSTILERVLEEVSFDAAERAGETVTIDAAFVDTRLEGLAGNADLSKYIL, from the coding sequence ATGTCCAGTTATACCCCGAGAGAAATCGTCTCGGAACTCGATCGCTTTATCGTGGGACAGACCGAAGCGAAGCGTGCCGTGGCTGTGGCCTTGCGGAACAGATGGCGGCGTCAACAGCTTCCTGATCATTTGCGGGACGAGGTCACGCCGAAGAATATTCTGATGATTGGACCGACGGGGGTCGGCAAGACCGAAATCTCCCGACGACTGGCAAAGCTGGTCGGCGCGCCCTTTTTGAAAGTCGAGGCGACGAAATTCACCGAGGTCGGATATGTCGGCCGCGATGTCGACCAGATCATCCGTGATCTTACCGAAGTCTCGATGCAATTGATTCGTGAGCGTAGACGGGAGCAAGTCAAATCCCGAGCCCACGACGCGGCGGAAGAACGGGTGCTCAGCGCCCTTGTGGGAGAGAATGCGAGCGAGGCGACCCGCGCTAGCTTTCGCAAGAAGCTGCACGCCGGTGAGCTCGACGATGCGGAGATCGAGATCGATCTTCAAGACAGCGGAAAAGGGGCGCCAATGTTCGACATTCCGGGAATGCCCGGGGCCCAGATGGGCATGATCAATTTGTCGGATATCATGGGAAAAGCCCTCGGGGGACAGACGAAAACCCGCAAGATGAAGGTCAAGGACGTCTACGAACCGTTGATTGCGGAGGAGAGCGACAAGCTGCTTGATGATGACCAGGTGGCGCAGGAAGCACTTGCCGCCGTCGAAAATGACGGGATCGTGTTTCTCGATGAGATCGACAAGGTCGCAAAGTCGTCGGACCGGGGCGGGGCCGATGTCAGCCGGGAAGGGGTGCAACGTGACCTCCTTCCCCTGATCGAAGGCTCCGTGGTGTCGACAAAGTACGGGCCGGTGAAGACCGATCACATTCTCTTCATCGCTTCGGGGGCGTTCCATGTCGCCAAGCCCTCGGACCTCTTGCCGGAACTTCAGGGGCGCCTTCCGATCCGCGTCGAATTGTCAGCACTGACCGTCGATGATTTTGTCTCGATCCTCACCGATACAGAAGCCAGTCTCCCAAAACAGTATACGGCCCTTCTCGAGACGGAGGGGTTGACCGTCACCTTTACGGATGACGGCATCGTTCGGCTGGCGGAAAAGGCGGCGGAGGTGAACGCGAATGTCGAAAATATCGGCGCCCGCCGTCTCTCGACGATTCTCGAGCGCGTCCTGGAAGAGGTCAGCTTCGACGCCGCCGAACGCGCGGGCGAGACGGTGACGATCGACGCAGCCTTTGTCGACACGCGCTTGGAGGGGTTGGCGGGGAATGCCGACCTCTCAAAATATATTCTGTAA
- a CDS encoding adenosine kinase has translation MAPQFDVIAIGNAIVDLLAHVPDGFPEAHDVPRGGMVLIDSEKAAAMTRAMPGSEQVAGGSAGNSMVCLSRLGGAGGFVGKVANDELGDAYRRSMEEAGVQFIAAPLDQGPPTGRCHIAVTADAERSMATYLGAAGEVSEADIDDDMIRRAEMVFFEGYLFDGELPRSAFEKAAAIAHKAGKRAALTLSDVGVVERNRDELIRILEKHVDLIFANEDEARALFGHHETPAELAAEMAKLVPFGAITCSERGSIVYGPDQDATTVPAVAPVQLVDTTGAGDAYAGGFFYGFTRGKPLPSCATLGSVIASEVISHMGPRPVADIRQMAADRDLL, from the coding sequence ATGGCCCCTCAATTTGACGTGATCGCGATCGGAAATGCAATCGTCGATCTTTTGGCCCATGTCCCCGACGGCTTTCCAGAGGCGCATGACGTGCCGCGGGGCGGCATGGTTCTGATCGACAGCGAAAAAGCCGCCGCCATGACCCGAGCAATGCCGGGGAGCGAACAGGTGGCGGGCGGATCGGCCGGCAATTCCATGGTTTGCCTTTCCCGGCTCGGCGGGGCGGGCGGCTTTGTCGGCAAGGTCGCCAATGATGAGCTGGGGGATGCCTATCGCCGCTCAATGGAGGAGGCGGGGGTCCAGTTCATTGCCGCCCCCCTGGACCAAGGGCCGCCGACCGGGCGCTGTCATATCGCCGTCACCGCGGATGCTGAGCGGTCAATGGCGACCTATCTCGGCGCGGCCGGCGAAGTCTCCGAGGCCGATATCGACGACGACATGATCCGCCGTGCCGAGATGGTTTTCTTCGAAGGCTACCTCTTTGACGGGGAACTGCCCCGCAGCGCGTTCGAGAAAGCGGCCGCCATTGCCCACAAGGCAGGGAAGCGGGCCGCCCTCACCCTTTCGGACGTCGGCGTCGTCGAGCGCAATCGTGACGAGTTGATCCGCATTCTGGAGAAGCATGTCGATCTTATCTTCGCGAATGAAGACGAAGCCCGGGCGCTGTTCGGCCACCACGAAACCCCAGCCGAGCTGGCCGCTGAGATGGCCAAACTTGTCCCCTTCGGCGCGATTACCTGTTCTGAGCGCGGATCGATTGTCTATGGCCCCGACCAGGACGCCACGACGGTTCCTGCCGTCGCTCCGGTACAGTTGGTGGACACGACCGGCGCAGGCGATGCCTATGCCGGCGGCTTCTTTTATGGATTTACCAGGGGCAAGCCGCTGCCGAGCTGCGCAACGCTTGGGTCAGTCATTGCCTCGGAGGTGATTTCCCATATGGGGCCGCGGCCGGTGGCGGATATTCGCCAAATGGCCGCGGATCGCGACCTCCTTTGA
- a CDS encoding AmpG family muropeptide MFS transporter, with amino-acid sequence MAQPEMTASAEAEGKPGAIARFLSPYRRPEMVAMLVLGFASGLPLYLFYSKTSIWLREMGIERSTIGFFYWIGLAYTLKWIWAPIIDKVRVPNLTNAVGHRRSWMIVSITGTVLGLILLSGADPTSGLGMVLIGAGLVAFSGATLDVSIDAWRIESAPTDQQANMAAAYSLGYRGALITSNFGLVIAGTTSWGISFLTMAAAMAICAALVLKMKEPPRPAGATLASTDSFAKRAYRLFAEPFSQVAKRYGTLLIPIVLLVLIYRTSDFTMGVMAGPLYIDLGYATEVIGAIQTGPGVLAIFIGLFLGGAIANWIGVLPSLIVGAILTLVTNGAYAWFAAVAPTDGSNLLALTAAICADNIAGGFVTTVFIAYLSGLVDPANAATQYALFSSLYAFVNKFVAGFSGLMVDTVGYVWFFLITSSYAIPAGLLVIVLMRMQKRRGSVVSDDT; translated from the coding sequence ATGGCCCAGCCAGAAATGACCGCCTCGGCAGAGGCAGAGGGGAAACCCGGCGCGATCGCCCGATTCCTTTCCCCCTATCGGCGACCTGAAATGGTGGCGATGCTGGTCCTCGGCTTCGCCTCCGGCCTCCCCCTCTATCTTTTTTATTCGAAAACATCGATCTGGCTTCGAGAGATGGGGATCGAACGGTCGACGATCGGCTTTTTCTACTGGATCGGCCTCGCCTATACCCTCAAATGGATTTGGGCACCGATTATCGATAAAGTCCGTGTCCCCAACCTCACCAACGCCGTGGGGCATCGCCGGTCGTGGATGATCGTGTCGATCACCGGCACGGTACTCGGCTTGATCCTATTATCCGGGGCGGATCCGACATCGGGTCTCGGCATGGTGTTGATCGGCGCGGGGTTGGTCGCCTTTTCAGGCGCCACCCTCGATGTCTCCATCGATGCCTGGCGCATCGAAAGCGCGCCCACCGATCAGCAGGCCAATATGGCCGCCGCCTATTCCCTCGGCTATCGCGGTGCCCTGATCACATCGAATTTCGGCCTCGTCATCGCCGGCACGACTAGTTGGGGCATTTCGTTTCTGACCATGGCGGCGGCGATGGCCATTTGCGCAGCGCTGGTCCTCAAGATGAAAGAGCCGCCCCGACCGGCGGGGGCCACCTTGGCCTCGACGGATTCCTTCGCAAAGCGCGCCTATCGCCTCTTCGCGGAGCCTTTTTCTCAAGTCGCCAAACGCTATGGCACGCTCTTGATCCCCATCGTGCTCTTGGTCCTGATTTATAGGACCAGTGACTTCACCATGGGGGTGATGGCTGGACCGCTTTATATCGACCTTGGCTATGCCACAGAAGTCATCGGCGCGATTCAGACGGGTCCCGGCGTCTTGGCGATCTTTATCGGTCTGTTTCTTGGCGGGGCCATCGCCAATTGGATCGGGGTTTTGCCCTCTCTGATCGTGGGCGCGATATTAACCCTCGTCACCAATGGGGCCTATGCTTGGTTCGCGGCCGTTGCGCCGACGGATGGCTCTAATCTCCTGGCGCTGACCGCCGCGATCTGTGCCGACAATATTGCGGGGGGCTTTGTGACGACCGTCTTTATCGCCTATCTGTCCGGCCTCGTTGACCCCGCCAACGCGGCCACACAATACGCTCTGTTCTCGTCTCTCTATGCCTTTGTGAATAAGTTCGTGGCCGGATTTTCCGGGCTGATGGTCGATACGGTGGGATATGTCTGGTTCTTTCTCATCACCTCCAGCTACGCGATTCCCGCCGGCTTGCTCGTTATCGTCCTGATGCGGATGCAAAAAAGGCGAGGCAGCGTTGTCAGTGACGACACCTAG
- the rpsO gene encoding 30S ribosomal protein S15 has protein sequence MSISPARKADLIAEYANEEGDTGSPEVQVAILTERINNLTEHFKEHKKDNHSRRGLLKMVSQRRRLLDYVKAKSEDRYQSLIERLSLRR, from the coding sequence ATGTCGATTTCCCCGGCGCGTAAAGCCGATCTGATTGCCGAATACGCCAATGAAGAAGGCGATACCGGCTCCCCCGAAGTGCAAGTCGCGATTTTGACCGAGCGGATCAACAATCTGACCGAGCATTTCAAGGAACATAAGAAAGACAACCACTCCCGCCGTGGCCTCCTGAAAATGGTGTCTCAGCGACGTCGCTTGCTCGACTACGTCAAAGCCAAAAGCGAAGATCGCTACCAGTCTTTGATCGAGCGGTTGTCGCTGCGTCGCTAA
- a CDS encoding sensor histidine kinase, whose product MLIAELLARLPEDEITFLRQNLDKLVRFGCDLFNSEIGLCVLELRQRVWIVAQNGLLPQEGGAEFLPLNDQVRRFLTDEGGAYERKGIPENCDLRDTQNRSATRLLIAPLKQGGEVVGHLIFATTREDAPSYADVVDWAELMAIGVSSRLDLSRTRDVLHQQDVFIRRILDLVPTQLSRRTEEGTILWANRASAKAFGHDRGEDLEGRSLEELVPELAPLYRDDDCSAIALGEPSLNRIEPYRAANGHAGWMKTDRVPLPEPEENKSVLVVSTDITELKNREEQLKTLNNSLTSFASLASHDLRAPLRQAGMFLDILKDDLRAKSFDIEGDTLEALSGLEAGLTRMRLMVSALFKLARLDTVDFHPRAVDLNIVVANTIAQMKCTVDQDAVNIDVGQLPIIQGEETLLISLFQNLIDNACRYANQSGTNIRIYYRRDIRQLQHIIVVEDDGPGIPEHAMESVFEPLRRLTPRANGAEEGMGIGLALCRRIVNVHKGRISLDPEYSSGARFLIALPMQAG is encoded by the coding sequence ATGCTGATTGCGGAATTGCTTGCTCGCCTGCCCGAAGACGAAATCACCTTCCTGCGGCAGAACCTCGACAAATTGGTGCGTTTCGGATGCGACCTCTTCAATTCAGAGATCGGTCTCTGCGTTCTGGAGCTCCGCCAACGGGTGTGGATTGTCGCGCAGAATGGCCTCCTGCCGCAGGAGGGGGGCGCTGAATTTCTGCCCCTTAACGACCAAGTGCGACGCTTTCTCACCGATGAGGGAGGGGCCTACGAACGCAAAGGGATCCCCGAGAATTGTGACCTAAGGGACACCCAGAATCGATCGGCGACTCGCTTGCTCATTGCCCCTCTAAAGCAGGGGGGGGAGGTCGTTGGTCATCTGATCTTCGCCACGACTCGCGAGGACGCGCCCTCCTACGCTGATGTTGTCGACTGGGCGGAACTGATGGCGATAGGGGTTTCAAGTCGCCTTGATCTTTCCCGAACCCGGGATGTTCTGCACCAGCAGGATGTCTTTATTCGTCGGATCCTCGACCTTGTCCCTACACAACTCTCTCGGCGGACGGAGGAAGGGACTATTCTGTGGGCCAATCGGGCTAGTGCCAAAGCCTTTGGCCACGATAGGGGCGAAGACCTTGAGGGGCGGTCATTGGAGGAGTTGGTCCCAGAGCTCGCCCCCCTTTATCGGGATGACGACTGTTCCGCTATCGCACTGGGTGAGCCAAGCCTCAACCGAATCGAGCCGTACAGGGCGGCAAACGGCCATGCAGGCTGGATGAAGACGGATCGCGTTCCCCTGCCGGAGCCTGAAGAAAATAAATCCGTTCTCGTTGTATCCACCGACATTACCGAACTCAAGAATCGCGAAGAACAACTCAAAACACTGAATAATAGCCTTACATCCTTTGCGTCTCTCGCCTCTCATGATTTGAGGGCGCCCTTGCGCCAAGCGGGGATGTTTCTCGATATCCTAAAGGATGATTTGAGGGCCAAGTCGTTCGATATCGAAGGCGATACGCTCGAAGCCCTTTCCGGTCTTGAGGCCGGGCTGACGCGGATGCGACTGATGGTCTCAGCACTGTTCAAGCTGGCCCGACTGGATACGGTTGATTTTCATCCGCGTGCGGTGGATTTAAATATTGTGGTGGCAAATACTATCGCCCAAATGAAGTGCACTGTCGATCAAGATGCGGTAAATATCGATGTGGGTCAGTTGCCGATAATTCAGGGGGAGGAGACATTATTGATATCCCTTTTCCAAAACTTGATCGACAATGCGTGTCGGTATGCGAATCAATCGGGGACTAATATTAGGATATATTATCGACGCGATATTCGCCAATTGCAGCATATCATTGTGGTTGAGGACGATGGTCCGGGTATTCCAGAACACGCAATGGAAAGCGTTTTCGAGCCATTGCGGCGACTAACCCCAAGGGCGAATGGCGCGGAGGAGGGCATGGGAATTGGCCTCGCGCTGTGTCGCCGTATTGTTAATGTCCATAAAGGTAGGATATCCTTGGATCCAGAATACTCTTCGGGTGCGCGCTTCTTGATCGCTCTACCCATGCAAGCGGGCTGA
- a CDS encoding response regulator, translating to MVTILVVDDDPIDQRFIARALDQLDDTVRLEIASSGDEALHALDRPEPPDLIVLDLMMPGIDGRRLLLQLEGHDDWSEIPVVVLSTANDPEEERFCLAHRARAYLVKPDSRRGYAQIASRLRQEWRRDDRRGSTSNPAA from the coding sequence ATGGTTACTATTCTCGTCGTGGACGATGATCCAATCGACCAGCGGTTTATTGCCCGCGCTCTTGATCAGCTCGATGATACTGTCAGGCTCGAGATTGCCTCCTCCGGCGATGAAGCGCTCCATGCGCTCGACCGACCCGAACCGCCTGATCTCATCGTTCTTGATTTGATGATGCCCGGCATCGACGGCCGACGGTTGTTGTTGCAACTCGAAGGGCATGACGATTGGAGTGAGATACCCGTAGTTGTGCTCAGTACCGCAAACGATCCGGAGGAGGAGCGGTTCTGTCTTGCCCATCGGGCTCGCGCCTATCTGGTCAAACCCGATTCACGGCGCGGCTATGCGCAAATTGCCTCACGCTTGCGGCAGGAATGGCGGCGCGACGATCGCCGCGGATCGACCTCTAATCCTGCCGCGTGA